Below is a genomic region from Sorghum bicolor cultivar BTx623 chromosome 9, Sorghum_bicolor_NCBIv3, whole genome shotgun sequence.
CTGGTTATATTAACAGATATAGTAGTCTGTTAATGGATTTTGCTTTTATCGGTGGTAGCTTTAACTGTGATTTCGGTTGTTTGTTTCGTTTCCATCAGATATTAATAATAATCTAAAATGGTGTGCAGCTTAGGTTAAAATCAAAAAATATTTTGTCGGGCGAATAATACAAGGCCTACACCAGAAGGAATACCCTTGTGCGGCAGGCGAAcagctgtctctatctctctgCAGTGTTATTTGGTTTACTATATGCAGTTGCAGGGGAGAAAACTAAAGGGTCTGTTCACTGCAGTTAGAAGCCGCAGCTGCTGTACCTGCAGCAGGCTTCTTCTACAGTATTTACAGTTTAGAAATTGCATGCAGCTGCAGAGAACACTCCTAAACATTATAGTGGAGAGAGACTTTCGTGTTGTTTTCATTTAGTTGATCTATGGGCACTAACCTGCAGATATATATTATAGGTCAAGAATGTATTATCAGGGGCAAGAACTTGCCCTGATGACAActatttttttgtctttttattcACTTCTCCTAATATTTAACTTTTTTGAGTAAGTGTGCAGATTAGGTCTTAAAAAGGGATTGGGATTAAGATTTTATTGCCAGAGCTCGAGCTGTATAATTATCCATTTACACAGTGGGCTGTACAGGGGGTAAATTCACAGGAATATTACTTGATGATCGTATAAGATACATATGCTGTGAACTCTCTGGTTTGTTTTAGCTGCTTGTGTTTGTTTTTGTCTACTTAATCTTGCACACTGAGGACCTTATTGAGGTATTCCTTGATCCCCATGGTTCTAGATAACAGACAATGAGTTTATACCCCCTCTAATTCATCTTACATTGAAGATGGTTTCTGATACTATTCTTGCTTATGTTTGAAGGTTGTCAGTCTGCGAGTTGAAGCATGGCGGAGCACTTGGCTTCAATCTTCGGCACTGAGAAGGACAGGGTCAACTGCCCTTTTTACTTCAAGATTGGGGCTTGTCGTCATGGGGATCGCTGCTCTCGTCTGCACAACAGGCCAACTATATCGCCAACTCTTGTGCTTGCTAACATGTATCAGCGCCCTGATATGATAACCCCTGGAGTTGATGCTCAAGGCCAACCAATTGATCCTGAGAAGATGCAGGAGCATTTTGAGGACTTCTATGAGGACATTTATGAGGAGTTGGGAAAGTTTGGTGAGATTGAGAATCTGAATGTCTGTGATAACCTTGCTGACCACATGATTGGGAATGTCTATGTCCAATTCAGGGAGGAAGAACAGGCAGCTGCAGCTTACAATGCTCTTCAGGGTCGCTTTTACTCTGGGCGCCCTATAATTGTTGAGTATTCTCCTGTGACCGACTTCCGTGAAGCAACCTGTAGGCAGTTTGAGGAGAACAGCTGCAACCGTGGTGGCTACTGTAATTTCATGCATGTGAAGCAAATTGGCAGGGATCTCAGGAGGAAGCTGTATGGGCGTTCTGCTTCCAGGAGGTACCATGGGAGAAGCCGAAGCCGAAGCCCCCCACCACAAAGGAGGGGTCATCGTGACCGTGATGACTACCATCACCGTGACCGTGATGATTAccgtggcggcggtggcggtggacgGGGAAGAGGTAGCAGGCATGACAGGTATGATGATGGAGCAGGCAGAGGCGGCAGGCATGACAGGTATGATGATGGAGCAGGCAGAGGTGGCAGGCATGAGAGGTATGATGATGGAGGAAGGCGCAGGCATGGTAGCCCCCCAAGGCGTGCAAGGAGCCCAGTCAGGGAAAGCAGTGAGGAGCGAAGGGCCAAGATTGAGCAGTGGAACCGCGAACGGGAGGCAAAACAGTGAGCTCTCTGTGGCAACTGTTCTGGGACGAGTGTTATGCTATGGACTTGTTGCTTAGCTCGTCTTTCACCGCCATATTCTAAGTATGCTCGTGTGGCTGATATTCTGCCTGTCTAAGTAAACCTCAGTTTGTTTTATGGTTAAATGAGACATGTAAACTCGATTTATTTCCATCTGTACTGTTTTGGATCATTTGGCATTATGTTATGTTGACAATTGGTATCGAAACTTTTGTGGTGTGCTATTAGCTTATGATAATGTCAGTTGTGGTTTGTCATTAGAATTCCATCTGGCTTACACACATGTGGTATGATGTCCTTGGTGGATTCTCTTCTGATTTCTGAATGCTCCTAGACGTGCTGAGCTGCGGCATTTGGCATTTAACTCTGTGCCGTAGCATGCAGCAGGTTTGTTTAGTTTCAGATGTCCTCTTTTGTGCAGTAGATTGCAGCAAATTTGCTTCTTTTGTCTTGGGCTCATGGCCGCCCCTGGTTTCGAGTTGCCCTTGTGAGCCTGTCAACTCGAGTTGCCCTCCTCCAGtagttctgtttttttttttgacaattgcAAAGAAATTTATTATCCGCAGCAAGAAGCTGCTAAAATGGATACAGAGTCC
It encodes:
- the LOC8063598 gene encoding splicing factor U2af small subunit B; the protein is MAEHLASIFGTEKDRVNCPFYFKIGACRHGDRCSRLHNRPTISPTLVLANMYQRPDMITPGVDAQGQPIDPEKMQEHFEDFYEDIYEELGKFGEIENLNVCDNLADHMIGNVYVQFREEEQAAAAYNALQGRFYSGRPIIVEYSPVTDFREATCRQFEENSCNRGGYCNFMHVKQIGRDLRRKLYGRSASRRYHGRSRSRSPPPQRRGHRDRDDYHHRDRDDYRGGGGGGRGRGSRHDRYDDGAGRGGRHDRYDDGAGRGGRHERYDDGGRRRHGSPPRRARSPVRESSEERRAKIEQWNREREAKQ